In Lacerta agilis isolate rLacAgi1 chromosome 1, rLacAgi1.pri, whole genome shotgun sequence, the following proteins share a genomic window:
- the KALRN gene encoding kalirin isoform X20: protein MKGGRHAYTSTPCLGWFLAKCCCCFPTCRDSYSASSNENGGKSESVANLQPHSSINSIQSSPGPKRSTNTLKKWLTSPVRRLNSGKADSNIKKQKKVREGRKSFDLGSPKPGDETTPQGDSADEKSKKGWGEDEPDEESHTPLPPPMKIFDNDPPQDDMSLEGGSYRGSLKDSTGCLNENVTPSTPPSRNLEEEQKAKAMRGRMFVLNELVQTEKDYVKDLGIVVEGFMKRIEEKGVPEDMKGKDKIVFGNIHQIYDWHKDFFLAELEKCLQEHDRLAQLFIKHERRLHMYVVYCQNKPKSEYIVAECGAYFEEVQQEINQRLTLSDFLIKPIQRITKYQLLLKDFLKYSEKAGLECSETEKAVELMCLVPKRCNDMMNLGRLQGFEGKLAAQGKLLQQDTFYVTEQDSGGLSRPKERRVFLFEQIVIFSELLRKGSLTPGYLFKRSIKMTYLILEDNVDNDPCKFALMSRETSERLILQAANPEIQQAWVEDISQVLDTQRDFLNALQSPIEYQRKENSSSAVMRPQTSRVPQPITRPYSSGPVGSDKPLKATMRNPSLPPLKISTSNGSTGHEQHQPGDKYELIKNDLGGCNGTSSMVVIKDYYALKENEICVNQGEVVQVLAINQQNMFLVYQPANDHSPAAEGWIPGNILAPLTKSTTDNSDGGIK, encoded by the exons ATTCCTATTCAGCATCCTCTAATGAAAATGGAGGGAAATCTGAATCGGTGGCCAATTTGCAGCCTCATTCATCCATCAATTCCATCCAGAGCTCCCCTGGTCCAAAGCGCTCTACCAACACACTGAAGAAATGGCTAACCAGCCCAGTACGCAGATTAAATAGTGGAAAGGCAGACAGTAACATCAAGAAGCAGAAGAAAGTGCGCGAAGGAAGGAAAAGCTTTGACCTGGGATCCCCCAAGCCTGGAGATGAGACCACGCCTCAGGGAGACAGTGCGGATGAG AAGAGCAAGAAAGGTTGGGGCGAAGATGAGCCAGATGAAGAATCTCATACACCACTCCCTCCTCCTATGAAGATTTTTGATAATGACCCCCCACAGGATGACATG tcATTAGAAGGAGGCTCCTACCGGGGAAGCTTAAAGGATTCCACTGGATGCTTGAATGAAAATGTGACACCTTCAACTCCTCCTTCAAGAAACCTTGAAGAAGAACAAAAAGCCAAAGCTATGAGAGGCAGGAT GTTTGTTTTAAATGAACTTGTACAGACCGAGAAAGACTATGTCAAAGACTTAGGAATTGTGGTGGAG GGATTCATGAAAAGGATAGAAGAAAAAGGTGTTCCTGAAGATATGAAAGGGAAAGACAAGATTGTGTTTGGTAACATTCACCAGATCTATGACTGGCACAAAGA ttttttCCTCGCTGAACTGGAAAAGTGCCTTCAAGAGCATGACCGTTTAGCACAGCTCTTCATCAAACAT GAGAGGCGATTACACATGTATGTGGTGTACTGtcaaaacaaaccaaaatctGAATATATAGTAGCGGAATGTGGTGCATATTTTGAG GAGGTGCAACAAGAAATAAACCAGCGGCTAACTCTCAGTGACTTCTTAATAAAGCCCATTCAAAGAATAACCAAGTACCAGCTGCTACTCAAG GATTTTCTAAAATACAGTGAAAAAGCTGGGCTGGAATGTTCAGAGACAGAG AAAGCTGTGGAGCTGATGTGCCTTGTTCCTAAACGCTGCAATGACATGATGAACCTGGGTCGTCTTCAGGGCTTTGAG GGCAAGCTGGCAGCCCAAGGGAAGTTGCTACAGCAGGATACATTCTATGTAACAGAGCAGGATTCTGGAGGTCTCTCTCGGCCAAAAGAACGCAGAGTTTTCCTCTTTGAGCAAATTGTCATCTTTAGTGAACTTCTGAGGAAAGGCTCTCTAACACCTGGGTACCTGTTTAAACGAAGCATAAAG ATGACATACCTAATCCTTGAGGATAATGTGGACAATGATCCCTGCAAATTCGCACTCATGAGCCGGGAAACGTCAGAAAGGCTCATTTTGCAGGCAGCCAATCCTGAAATCCAGCAAGCTTGGGTGGAGGATATCAGTCAAGTGCTGGACACACAGAGGGACTTCTTAAATG CACTACAGTCTCCTATAGAGTACCAGCGCAAAGAAAACAGCAGCTCTGCTGTAATGAGACCCCAGACCAGCAGGGTACCTCAGCCCATCACCAGACCCTATTCCTCAGGTCCAGTAGGGTCGGATAAACCTTTGAAGGCTACAATGCGTAACCCATCTCTTCCACCTCTGAAAATATCTACCTCCAATGGCAGCACAGGGCATGAGCAGCACCAGCCTGGGGACAAATATGAACTTATCAAG AATGACTTGGGTGGGTGCAATGGGACCTCTTCTATGGTGGTCATCAAAGATTACTATGCACTGAAGGAGAATGAAATCTGTGTCAACCAGGGTGAGGTGGTCCAAGTACTTGCCATTAACCAGCAGAACATGTTCCTTGTGTACCAGCCTGCCAATGACCATTCACCAGCAGCAGAAGGATGGATCCCAGGGAATATATTGGCTCCCCTCACTAAATCAACTACAGATAATAGCGATGGAGGCATAAAGTAA
- the KALRN gene encoding kalirin isoform X23 has protein sequence MKGGRHAYTSTPCLGWFLAKCCCCFPTCRDSYSASSNENGGKSESVANLQPHSSINSIQSSPGPKRSTNTLKKWLTSPVRRLNSGKADSNIKKQKKVREGRKSFDLGSPKPGDETTPQGDSADESKKGWGEDEPDEESHTPLPPPMKIFDNDPPQDDMSSSLLAARQSISDVPTAADLVSAIEKLVKSKLSLEGGSYRGSLKDSTGCLNENVTPSTPPSRNLEEEQKAKAMRGRMFVLNELVQTEKDYVKDLGIVVEGFMKRIEEKGVPEDMKGKDKIVFGNIHQIYDWHKDFFLAELEKCLQEHDRLAQLFIKHERRLHMYVVYCQNKPKSEYIVAECGAYFEEVQQEINQRLTLSDFLIKPIQRITKYQLLLKDFLKYSEKAGLECSETEKAVELMCLVPKRCNDMMNLGRLQGFEGKLAAQGKLLQQDTFYVTEQDSGGLSRPKERRVFLFEQIVIFSELLRKGSLTPGYLFKRSIKMTYLILEDNVDNDPCKFALMSRETSERLILQAANPEIQQAWVEDISQVLDTQRDFLNALQSPIEYQRKENSSSAVMRPQTSRVPQPITRPYSSGPVGSDKPLKATMRNPSLPPLKISTSNGSTGHEQHQPGDKYELIKNDLGGCNGTSSMVVIKDYYALKENEICVNQGEVVQVLAINQQNMFLVYQPANDHSPAAEGWIPGNILAPLTKSTTDNSDGGIK, from the exons ATTCCTATTCAGCATCCTCTAATGAAAATGGAGGGAAATCTGAATCGGTGGCCAATTTGCAGCCTCATTCATCCATCAATTCCATCCAGAGCTCCCCTGGTCCAAAGCGCTCTACCAACACACTGAAGAAATGGCTAACCAGCCCAGTACGCAGATTAAATAGTGGAAAGGCAGACAGTAACATCAAGAAGCAGAAGAAAGTGCGCGAAGGAAGGAAAAGCTTTGACCTGGGATCCCCCAAGCCTGGAGATGAGACCACGCCTCAGGGAGACAGTGCGGATGAG AGCAAGAAAGGTTGGGGCGAAGATGAGCCAGATGAAGAATCTCATACACCACTCCCTCCTCCTATGAAGATTTTTGATAATGACCCCCCACAGGATGACATG TCCTCCTCTTTGCTAGCTGCTCGACAGAGCATCTCCGATGTCCCAACTGCTGCGGATCTTGTCAGTGCAATAGAAAAACTGGTCAAAAGCAAGTTG tcATTAGAAGGAGGCTCCTACCGGGGAAGCTTAAAGGATTCCACTGGATGCTTGAATGAAAATGTGACACCTTCAACTCCTCCTTCAAGAAACCTTGAAGAAGAACAAAAAGCCAAAGCTATGAGAGGCAGGAT GTTTGTTTTAAATGAACTTGTACAGACCGAGAAAGACTATGTCAAAGACTTAGGAATTGTGGTGGAG GGATTCATGAAAAGGATAGAAGAAAAAGGTGTTCCTGAAGATATGAAAGGGAAAGACAAGATTGTGTTTGGTAACATTCACCAGATCTATGACTGGCACAAAGA ttttttCCTCGCTGAACTGGAAAAGTGCCTTCAAGAGCATGACCGTTTAGCACAGCTCTTCATCAAACAT GAGAGGCGATTACACATGTATGTGGTGTACTGtcaaaacaaaccaaaatctGAATATATAGTAGCGGAATGTGGTGCATATTTTGAG GAGGTGCAACAAGAAATAAACCAGCGGCTAACTCTCAGTGACTTCTTAATAAAGCCCATTCAAAGAATAACCAAGTACCAGCTGCTACTCAAG GATTTTCTAAAATACAGTGAAAAAGCTGGGCTGGAATGTTCAGAGACAGAG AAAGCTGTGGAGCTGATGTGCCTTGTTCCTAAACGCTGCAATGACATGATGAACCTGGGTCGTCTTCAGGGCTTTGAG GGCAAGCTGGCAGCCCAAGGGAAGTTGCTACAGCAGGATACATTCTATGTAACAGAGCAGGATTCTGGAGGTCTCTCTCGGCCAAAAGAACGCAGAGTTTTCCTCTTTGAGCAAATTGTCATCTTTAGTGAACTTCTGAGGAAAGGCTCTCTAACACCTGGGTACCTGTTTAAACGAAGCATAAAG ATGACATACCTAATCCTTGAGGATAATGTGGACAATGATCCCTGCAAATTCGCACTCATGAGCCGGGAAACGTCAGAAAGGCTCATTTTGCAGGCAGCCAATCCTGAAATCCAGCAAGCTTGGGTGGAGGATATCAGTCAAGTGCTGGACACACAGAGGGACTTCTTAAATG CACTACAGTCTCCTATAGAGTACCAGCGCAAAGAAAACAGCAGCTCTGCTGTAATGAGACCCCAGACCAGCAGGGTACCTCAGCCCATCACCAGACCCTATTCCTCAGGTCCAGTAGGGTCGGATAAACCTTTGAAGGCTACAATGCGTAACCCATCTCTTCCACCTCTGAAAATATCTACCTCCAATGGCAGCACAGGGCATGAGCAGCACCAGCCTGGGGACAAATATGAACTTATCAAG AATGACTTGGGTGGGTGCAATGGGACCTCTTCTATGGTGGTCATCAAAGATTACTATGCACTGAAGGAGAATGAAATCTGTGTCAACCAGGGTGAGGTGGTCCAAGTACTTGCCATTAACCAGCAGAACATGTTCCTTGTGTACCAGCCTGCCAATGACCATTCACCAGCAGCAGAAGGATGGATCCCAGGGAATATATTGGCTCCCCTCACTAAATCAACTACAGATAATAGCGATGGAGGCATAAAGTAA
- the KALRN gene encoding kalirin isoform X21 yields the protein MKGGRHAYTSTPCLGWFLAKCCCCFPTCRDSYSASSNENGGKSESVANLQPHSSINSIQSSPGPKRSTNTLKKWLTSPVRRLNSGKADSNIKKQKKVREGRKSFDLGSPKPGDETTPQGDSADESKKGWGEDEPDEESHTPLPPPMKIFDNDPPQDDMSLEGGSYRGSLKDSTGCLNENVTPSTPPSRNLEEEQKAKAMRGRMFVLNELVQTEKDYVKDLGIVVEGFMKRIEEKGVPEDMKGKDKIVFGNIHQIYDWHKDFFLAELEKCLQEHDRLAQLFIKHERRLHMYVVYCQNKPKSEYIVAECGAYFEEVQQEINQRLTLSDFLIKPIQRITKYQLLLKDFLKYSEKAGLECSETEKAVELMCLVPKRCNDMMNLGRLQGFEGKLAAQGKLLQQDTFYVTEQDSGGLSRPKERRVFLFEQIVIFSELLRKGSLTPGYLFKRSIKMTYLILEDNVDNDPCKFALMSRETSERLILQAANPEIQQAWVEDISQVLDTQRDFLNALQSPIEYQRKENSSSAVMRPQTSRVPQPITRPYSSGPVGSDKPLKATMRNPSLPPLKISTSNGSTGHEQHQPGDKYELIKNDLGGCNGTSSMVVIKDYYALKENEICVNQGEVVQVLAINQQNMFLVYQPANDHSPAAEGWIPGNILAPLTKSTTDNSDGGIK from the exons ATTCCTATTCAGCATCCTCTAATGAAAATGGAGGGAAATCTGAATCGGTGGCCAATTTGCAGCCTCATTCATCCATCAATTCCATCCAGAGCTCCCCTGGTCCAAAGCGCTCTACCAACACACTGAAGAAATGGCTAACCAGCCCAGTACGCAGATTAAATAGTGGAAAGGCAGACAGTAACATCAAGAAGCAGAAGAAAGTGCGCGAAGGAAGGAAAAGCTTTGACCTGGGATCCCCCAAGCCTGGAGATGAGACCACGCCTCAGGGAGACAGTGCGGATGAG AGCAAGAAAGGTTGGGGCGAAGATGAGCCAGATGAAGAATCTCATACACCACTCCCTCCTCCTATGAAGATTTTTGATAATGACCCCCCACAGGATGACATG tcATTAGAAGGAGGCTCCTACCGGGGAAGCTTAAAGGATTCCACTGGATGCTTGAATGAAAATGTGACACCTTCAACTCCTCCTTCAAGAAACCTTGAAGAAGAACAAAAAGCCAAAGCTATGAGAGGCAGGAT GTTTGTTTTAAATGAACTTGTACAGACCGAGAAAGACTATGTCAAAGACTTAGGAATTGTGGTGGAG GGATTCATGAAAAGGATAGAAGAAAAAGGTGTTCCTGAAGATATGAAAGGGAAAGACAAGATTGTGTTTGGTAACATTCACCAGATCTATGACTGGCACAAAGA ttttttCCTCGCTGAACTGGAAAAGTGCCTTCAAGAGCATGACCGTTTAGCACAGCTCTTCATCAAACAT GAGAGGCGATTACACATGTATGTGGTGTACTGtcaaaacaaaccaaaatctGAATATATAGTAGCGGAATGTGGTGCATATTTTGAG GAGGTGCAACAAGAAATAAACCAGCGGCTAACTCTCAGTGACTTCTTAATAAAGCCCATTCAAAGAATAACCAAGTACCAGCTGCTACTCAAG GATTTTCTAAAATACAGTGAAAAAGCTGGGCTGGAATGTTCAGAGACAGAG AAAGCTGTGGAGCTGATGTGCCTTGTTCCTAAACGCTGCAATGACATGATGAACCTGGGTCGTCTTCAGGGCTTTGAG GGCAAGCTGGCAGCCCAAGGGAAGTTGCTACAGCAGGATACATTCTATGTAACAGAGCAGGATTCTGGAGGTCTCTCTCGGCCAAAAGAACGCAGAGTTTTCCTCTTTGAGCAAATTGTCATCTTTAGTGAACTTCTGAGGAAAGGCTCTCTAACACCTGGGTACCTGTTTAAACGAAGCATAAAG ATGACATACCTAATCCTTGAGGATAATGTGGACAATGATCCCTGCAAATTCGCACTCATGAGCCGGGAAACGTCAGAAAGGCTCATTTTGCAGGCAGCCAATCCTGAAATCCAGCAAGCTTGGGTGGAGGATATCAGTCAAGTGCTGGACACACAGAGGGACTTCTTAAATG CACTACAGTCTCCTATAGAGTACCAGCGCAAAGAAAACAGCAGCTCTGCTGTAATGAGACCCCAGACCAGCAGGGTACCTCAGCCCATCACCAGACCCTATTCCTCAGGTCCAGTAGGGTCGGATAAACCTTTGAAGGCTACAATGCGTAACCCATCTCTTCCACCTCTGAAAATATCTACCTCCAATGGCAGCACAGGGCATGAGCAGCACCAGCCTGGGGACAAATATGAACTTATCAAG AATGACTTGGGTGGGTGCAATGGGACCTCTTCTATGGTGGTCATCAAAGATTACTATGCACTGAAGGAGAATGAAATCTGTGTCAACCAGGGTGAGGTGGTCCAAGTACTTGCCATTAACCAGCAGAACATGTTCCTTGTGTACCAGCCTGCCAATGACCATTCACCAGCAGCAGAAGGATGGATCCCAGGGAATATATTGGCTCCCCTCACTAAATCAACTACAGATAATAGCGATGGAGGCATAAAGTAA